The following coding sequences are from one Capsicum annuum cultivar UCD-10X-F1 chromosome 3, UCD10Xv1.1, whole genome shotgun sequence window:
- the LOC107861718 gene encoding beta-fructofuranosidase, insoluble isoenzyme CWINV1-like has product MNSVVEDNTALMPGSVREISGVVKNFFFARIFLTYVEMSFSAKTLENAEKWEGNWTNPQQVCSIIGASVKGGIGPFGLPHTCLLVIMTKPLCGAFLNVPLQEKLSLRTLIDHSIVESFGGEGKACITARVYPTNLAVDGATHLYFFNNGSQSIHISKFTAWTMKSAQIN; this is encoded by the exons ATGAATTCAGTTGTTGAAGATAATACGGCGCTTATGCCTGGATCAGTACGTGAAATTTCTGGAGTGGTAAAGAATTTCTTTTTTGCCCGTATATTTTTAACAT ATGTAGAAATGTCATTTTCAGCTAAAACGTTGGAAAACGCAGAGAAATGGGAAGGAAATTGGACAAATCCACAACAAGTGTGTAGCATAATAGGTGCATCAGTAAAAGGTGGGATTGGACCATTTG GTCTTCCTCACACTTGCCTTCTAGTGATTATGACAAAACCACTTTGTGGAGCCTTCTTGAATGTCCCTCTTCAAGAGAAATTGTCATTGAGGACTTTG ATTGATCACTCAATAGTGGAGAGCTTTGGTGGAGAAGGAAAGGCTTGCATTACAGCTAGGGTTTACCCAACTAATTTAGCAGTGGATGGTGCAACCCATTTATATTTCTTCAACAATGGTTCCCAGAGCATTCACATCTCTAAGTTTACTGCTTGGACCATGAAATCAGCTCAAATCAATTga
- the LOC107864709 gene encoding E3 ubiquitin-protein ligase CIP8: MDSVTDDYCDVHQDESLDTSSVESAPYDQFIIKFEVEFLREQGEEEEDDEHDVFRLESTIKTEIFLERCDRLPHSNLPWHNVTRMLHIMGVEGDRQPMMLRQICSFADKIANEPYNRNKKILTMKVYISIPVSDFIEESSEAVGLDGNEDLEKVKLGSECVCVICREKMEMGSEATKMPCSHVFHGNCLMNWLGVKRNCPICRFVLPS, encoded by the coding sequence ATGGATTCTGTAACTGATGATTATTGTGATGTGCACCAAGACGAGAGTCTTGACACAAGCAGCGTTGAATCAGCACCTTACGATCAGTTCATCATCAAATTCGAGGTCGAATTTCTCAGGGaacaaggagaagaagaagaagatgatgaacacGATGTGTTCCGGTTAGAGAGTACTATCAAAACGGAAATATTTCTGGAGCGATGTGATCGATTGCCCCATAGCAATTTACCGTGGCATAATGTTACAAGAATGTTGCATATAATGGGTGTGGAAGGAGATAGACAACCTATGATGTTACGTCAGATATGTTCTTTTGCTGATAAAATTGCCAATGAACCTTATAACAGGAATAAGAAAATACTAACAATGAAAGTTTATATAAGCATTCCTGTCAGTGACTTCATTGAAGAAAGTAGTGAGGCAGTTGGTCTTGATGGCAATGAAGATTTGGAGAAAGTCAAGTTGGGaagtgagtgtgtgtgtgtgatatgcaGGGAAAAGATGGAGATGGGAAGTGAAGCAACAAAAATGCCTTGTTCTCATGTGTTCCATGGAAATTGTTTAATGAATTGGTTAGGGGTAAAGAGGAATTGTCCAATTTGCCGTTTTGTTTTGCCATCTTGA
- the LOC107861720 gene encoding nucleosome assembly protein 1;4 isoform X2, with protein sequence MPTKKTLSSVPSFFFPIHSPHSKKQLGFLIRQSMSNNPNKDEFDMSDLGASLPAATAALSAEDRAGLVNALKDKLQNLAGQHTDILETLTPQVRKRVDVLRELQSQHDELEAKFFEERAALEAKYQKLYEPLYTKRYEIVNGVVEVECVNEAPMDEDKETENEKGVPNFWLTAMKTNEILAEEISERDEEALKYLKDIKWCKLDDRKGFKLEFFFDTNPFFKNTVLVKTYHMIDDDDDPILEKAIGTKIEWHPNKCLTQKILKRKPKKGSKNAKPIIKTESCESFFNFFNPPQVPEDDDDLDEDAAEDLQNLMEQDYDVGSTIRDKIIPHAVSWFTGEAAEGDEFDDIEGGGDDDDDDDDDEDEDEEEDDEDDDEDEEEEKRRKKSSARKKSAKAQAGGGQQGERPPECKQQ encoded by the exons ATGCCCACAAAAAAAACCCTTTCATCAGTTCCCTCCTTTTTCTTTCCTATTCATTCCCCTCATTCAAAAAAACAGCTAGGGTTTCTAATCCGTCAAAGTATGAGTAATAATCCCAATAAAGATGAGTTCGACATGTCCGATCTCGGCGCTTCCCTCCCCGCCGCTACCGCCG CTTTGAGTGCTGAGGATCGTGCTGGTTTAGTGAACGCGCTTAAG GATAAGCTTCAGAATTTGGCTGGACAGCATACAGATATACTCGAGACGTTGACGCCACAAGTTAGGAAGCGTGTAGACGTTCTAAGAGAGCTTCAG AGCCAACATGATGAGCTAGAAGCAAAGTTTTTCGAGGAGAGGGCTGCACTAGAAGCTAAATACCAGAAGCTGTATGAACCATTGTATACAAAG AGATATGAAATAGTCAATGGGGTTGTCGAAGTGGAGTGTGTTAATGAAGCTCCCATGGACGAAGATAAAGAGACTGAAAATG AGAAAGGTGTTCCCAACTTTTGGCTGACTGCAATGAAGACTAACGAGATATTGGCAGAGGAG ATCTCAGAGCGTGATGAAGAAGCGTTGAAGTACCTCAAGGATATCAAGTGGTGCAAGCTTGATGATCGAAAGGGCTTTAAGCTTGAGTTCTTCTTTGATACAAACCCTTTTTTCAAGAATACTGTCTTGGTTAAAACCTACCAcatgattgatgatgatgatgatcccATATTGGAGAAGGCCATAGG TACCAAGATTGAATGGCATCCGAATAAATGCTTGACACAGAAGATACTAAAAAGGAAGCCAAAGAAAGGGTCAAAGAATGCCAAACCCATAATTAAGACTGAGAGCTGTGAgagctttttcaatttcttcaatcCTCCACAAGTACctgaagatgatgatgatttggatgAAGATGCG GCTGAAGACCTGCAGAATCTAATGGAACAAGATTACGATGTTGG CTCGACAATTCGGGACAAAATCATCCCCCATGCCGTGTCATGGTTTACTGGTGAGGCTGCTGAAGGGgatgaatttgatgatattgaaggtggtggtgatgatgatgatgacgacgacGACGATGAAGATGAGGATGAAGAAGAGGACGACgaggatgatgatgaagatgaagaagaggagAAGCGCAGAA AGAAGTCTTCAGCACGAAAG AAGAGTGCCAAAGCACAAGCAGGAGGAGGTCAACAGGGAGAACGTCCTCCAGAGTGCAAGCAGCAATAG
- the LOC107861720 gene encoding nucleosome assembly protein 1;4 isoform X3, which yields MPTKKTLSSVPSFFFPIHSPHSKKQLGFLIRQSMSNNPNKDEFDMSDLGASLPAATAALSAEDRAGLVNALKDKLQNLAGQHTDILETLTPQVRKRVDVLRELQSQHDELEAKFFEERAALEAKYQKLYEPLYTKRYEIVNGVVEVECVNEAPMDEDKETENEKGVPNFWLTAMKTNEILAEEISERDEEALKYLKDIKWCKLDDRKGFKLEFFFDTNPFFKNTVLVKTYHMIDDDDDPILEKAIGTKIEWHPNKCLTQKILKRKPKKGSKNAKPIIKTESCESFFNFFNPPQVPEDDDDLDEDAAEDLQNLMEQDYDVGSTIRDKIIPHAVSWFTGEAAEGDEFDDIEGGGDDDDDDDDDEDEDEEEDDEDDDEDEEEEKRRKKKSSARKKSAKAQAGGGQQGERPPECKQQ from the exons ATGCCCACAAAAAAAACCCTTTCATCAGTTCCCTCCTTTTTCTTTCCTATTCATTCCCCTCATTCAAAAAAACAGCTAGGGTTTCTAATCCGTCAAAGTATGAGTAATAATCCCAATAAAGATGAGTTCGACATGTCCGATCTCGGCGCTTCCCTCCCCGCCGCTACCGCCG CTTTGAGTGCTGAGGATCGTGCTGGTTTAGTGAACGCGCTTAAG GATAAGCTTCAGAATTTGGCTGGACAGCATACAGATATACTCGAGACGTTGACGCCACAAGTTAGGAAGCGTGTAGACGTTCTAAGAGAGCTTCAG AGCCAACATGATGAGCTAGAAGCAAAGTTTTTCGAGGAGAGGGCTGCACTAGAAGCTAAATACCAGAAGCTGTATGAACCATTGTATACAAAG AGATATGAAATAGTCAATGGGGTTGTCGAAGTGGAGTGTGTTAATGAAGCTCCCATGGACGAAGATAAAGAGACTGAAAATG AGAAAGGTGTTCCCAACTTTTGGCTGACTGCAATGAAGACTAACGAGATATTGGCAGAGGAG ATCTCAGAGCGTGATGAAGAAGCGTTGAAGTACCTCAAGGATATCAAGTGGTGCAAGCTTGATGATCGAAAGGGCTTTAAGCTTGAGTTCTTCTTTGATACAAACCCTTTTTTCAAGAATACTGTCTTGGTTAAAACCTACCAcatgattgatgatgatgatgatcccATATTGGAGAAGGCCATAGG TACCAAGATTGAATGGCATCCGAATAAATGCTTGACACAGAAGATACTAAAAAGGAAGCCAAAGAAAGGGTCAAAGAATGCCAAACCCATAATTAAGACTGAGAGCTGTGAgagctttttcaatttcttcaatcCTCCACAAGTACctgaagatgatgatgatttggatgAAGATGCG GCTGAAGACCTGCAGAATCTAATGGAACAAGATTACGATGTTGG CTCGACAATTCGGGACAAAATCATCCCCCATGCCGTGTCATGGTTTACTGGTGAGGCTGCTGAAGGGgatgaatttgatgatattgaaggtggtggtgatgatgatgatgacgacgacGACGATGAAGATGAGGATGAAGAAGAGGACGACgaggatgatgatgaagatgaagaagaggagAAGCGCAGAAAGAAG AAGTCTTCAGCACGAAAG AAGAGTGCCAAAGCACAAGCAGGAGGAGGTCAACAGGGAGAACGTCCTCCAGAGTGCAAGCAGCAATAG
- the LOC107861720 gene encoding nucleosome assembly protein 1;4 isoform X1: MPTKKTLSSVPSFFFPIHSPHSKKQLGFLIRQSMSNNPNKDEFDMSDLGASLPAATAALSAEDRAGLVNALKDKLQNLAGQHTDILETLTPQVRKRVDVLRELQSQHDELEAKFFEERAALEAKYQKLYEPLYTKRYEIVNGVVEVECVNEAPMDEDKETENEKGVPNFWLTAMKTNEILAEEISERDEEALKYLKDIKWCKLDDRKGFKLEFFFDTNPFFKNTVLVKTYHMIDDDDDPILEKAIGTKIEWHPNKCLTQKILKRKPKKGSKNAKPIIKTESCESFFNFFNPPQVPEDDDDLDEDAAEDLQNLMEQDYDVGSTIRDKIIPHAVSWFTGEAAEGDEFDDIEGGGDDDDDDDDDEDEDEEEDDEDDDEDEEEEKRRKKSSARKKSAKAQAGGGQQGERPPECKQQ; encoded by the exons ATGCCCACAAAAAAAACCCTTTCATCAGTTCCCTCCTTTTTCTTTCCTATTCATTCCCCTCATTCAAAAAAACAGCTAGGGTTTCTAATCCGTCAAAGTATGAGTAATAATCCCAATAAAGATGAGTTCGACATGTCCGATCTCGGCGCTTCCCTCCCCGCCGCTACCGCCG CTTTGAGTGCTGAGGATCGTGCTGGTTTAGTGAACGCGCTTAAG GATAAGCTTCAGAATTTGGCTGGACAGCATACAGATATACTCGAGACGTTGACGCCACAAGTTAGGAAGCGTGTAGACGTTCTAAGAGAGCTTCAG AGCCAACATGATGAGCTAGAAGCAAAGTTTTTCGAGGAGAGGGCTGCACTAGAAGCTAAATACCAGAAGCTGTATGAACCATTGTATACAAAG AGATATGAAATAGTCAATGGGGTTGTCGAAGTGGAGTGTGTTAATGAAGCTCCCATGGACGAAGATAAAGAGACTGAAAATG AGAAAGGTGTTCCCAACTTTTGGCTGACTGCAATGAAGACTAACGAGATATTGGCAGAGGAG ATCTCAGAGCGTGATGAAGAAGCGTTGAAGTACCTCAAGGATATCAAGTGGTGCAAGCTTGATGATCGAAAGGGCTTTAAGCTTGAGTTCTTCTTTGATACAAACCCTTTTTTCAAGAATACTGTCTTGGTTAAAACCTACCAcatgattgatgatgatgatgatcccATATTGGAGAAGGCCATAGG TACCAAGATTGAATGGCATCCGAATAAATGCTTGACACAGAAGATACTAAAAAGGAAGCCAAAGAAAGGGTCAAAGAATGCCAAACCCATAATTAAGACTGAGAGCTGTGAgagctttttcaatttcttcaatcCTCCACAAGTACctgaagatgatgatgatttggatgAAGATGCG GCTGAAGACCTGCAGAATCTAATGGAACAAGATTACGATGTTGG CTCGACAATTCGGGACAAAATCATCCCCCATGCCGTGTCATGGTTTACTGGTGAGGCTGCTGAAGGGgatgaatttgatgatattgaaggtggtggtgatgatgatgatgacgacgacGACGATGAAGATGAGGATGAAGAAGAGGACGACgaggatgatgatgaagatgaagaagaggagAAGCGCAGAAAGAAG TCTTCAGCACGAAAG AAGAGTGCCAAAGCACAAGCAGGAGGAGGTCAACAGGGAGAACGTCCTCCAGAGTGCAAGCAGCAATAG